In Juglans microcarpa x Juglans regia isolate MS1-56 chromosome 4S, Jm3101_v1.0, whole genome shotgun sequence, a single window of DNA contains:
- the LOC121263695 gene encoding LOW QUALITY PROTEIN: formin-like protein 18 (The sequence of the model RefSeq protein was modified relative to this genomic sequence to represent the inferred CDS: inserted 1 base in 1 codon), translated as MALFRKFFYRKPPDGLLEISERVYVFDSCFTTDVWEEDEYKVYIGGIVGKLREHFPDASFMVFNFREGENQSQISNILSEYDMTVMDYPRHYEGCPLLTMEMIHHFLRSSESWLSLGQQNLLLMHCERGGWPVLAFMLASLLIYRKQYTGEQKTLDMIYKQAPRELLQLMSPLNPMPSQLRYLQYVSRRNVGSEWPPLDRALTLDCIIMRFLPNMDGEGGCCPIFRIYGQDPFMAADRTTKVLFSTPKKSKIVRHYQQADCELVKFDIHCHVQGDVVLECISLDNDLEREEMMFRVMFNTAFIRSNILILNGDEIDILWNAKDKFSKDFRAEVLFSEMDAANSLISIDCPGIEEKEGLPVEAFAKVQEIFNNVDWLDPKVDVALNVLQQIKESDFLQETSKNISVPTAEGISLPDSTPENQKSESKASKAQGKQPMQSFESCLDSDSVRKKIEPQELQVALQRPAQSKIISQRGRPTSLSAPASSQGSPVNISRYHSAPSALGITALLQDHAASNSEVVKHAVTMALPSPAHSISNIAKPVRPTKEPTPSKLTTSHASFSLQSSIDATKEPTPSKLTPSHAPFSLQSSIDVTKEPTPSKLTPSHASFSLQSSTNVPINYGKTSAASPSQLKPLSISSAKDSSPTQHPGTTIQSSIPPPYSPPPPPFYGASPSDALKSSCSIPPSPPFSEVSPSSSIKNSFSAPPPPPPPSSLPETPLTSTIKNSFSTPPPPPPPPLSETPPSFLKTSLSGSPPPPPPPPAIPSSNACAVDSAPCVKNAAVTSASPPPPPLPHSGPASGPTKISSAPSPPPPPPPSLPPNSAMKDSSSKNSAHAPPVPPPPAPFAKAGSASPQSHSRASAGNVPPIPGPPSGATLSSKGXGVSRSSPRNQAPPKKSNLKPYHWLKLTRAMQGSLWAEAQKTDEASKAPDFDMLELESLFSAAAPNSQQGRTGGKSNRLGSGSKSEKVQLIELRRAYNCEIMLTKVKVPLPELVSSVLALDESALDVDQVENLIKFCPTKEEIDLLKGYGGDKENLGKCEQFFLELMKVPRVESKLRVFSFKIQFHSQVSDLRNNLNIVNSASEETRNSAKLKRIMQTILSLGNALNHGTARGSAIGFRLDSLLKLTDTRARNNKMTLMHYLCKVLAEKLPELLDFPKELESLEASTKIQLKYLAEEMQAVSKGLEKVVQELSASENDGRVSNEFCKILKEFLSYAEAEVRSLASLYSGVGRNADALALYFGEDPARCPFEQVVSTLLNFVRMFVRAHEENCKYIELEKKKAQKEEENEKQVALGASKKESVNLMRTTIKSDGVAS; from the exons ATGGCATTGTTCCGCAAGTTCTTTTACCGGAAGCCGCCGGATGGACTCTTGGAGATCTCTGAAAGGGTTTACG TCTTTGACAGCTGTTTCACTACGGATGTTTGGGAAGAAGATGAGTATAAAGTCTACATAGGAGGAATAGTTGGTAAACTCCGTGAACACTTCCCTGATGCTTCATTCATGGTCTTCAACTTCCGAGAAGGAGAGAACCAAAGCCAGATTAGTAACATATTGTCCGAGTATGATATGACGGTGATGGATTATCCACGACACTATGAAGGCTGCCCGTTGCTCACAATGGAGATGATCCACCACTTTTTAAGATCAAGTGAAAGCTGGTTGTCACTTGGGCAACAAAATTTGCTCTTAATGCACTGTGAACGAGGTGGATGGCCGGTTTTGGCTTTCATGTTGGCTTCTCTATTGATTTACAGGAAGCAGTACACCGGGGAACAAAAAACTCTGGACATGATTTACAAACAAGCACCTCGGGAACTTCTGCAGTTGATGTCACCACTGAATCCAATGCCTTCACAACTGAGGTACCTTCAGTACGTCTCCAGACGAAATGTCGGCTCAGAATGGCCTCCATTGGATAGGGCTCTTACATTGGACTGCATTATTATGAGATTCCTTCCTAATATGGATGGAGAAGGTGGTTGTTGTCCAATATTTAGGATATACGGACAGGATCCTTTTATGGCTGCTGATCGGACAACCAAAGTTCTGTTCTCAACTCCAAAGAAGAGCAAAATTGTTCGACACTACCAGCAG GCAGATTGTGAACTTGTTAAATTCGACATCCATTGCCATGTCCAAGGTGATGTTGTTCTTGAGTGCATTAGCCTGGATAATGATCTGGAACGTGAAGAGATGATGTTTCGAGTTATGTTTAATACTGCCTTTATACGctcaaatattttgattcttAACGGGGACGAAATTGACATCTTATGGAATGCCAAGGATAAGTTTTCTAAGGATTTTAGAGCAGAG GTTCTTTTTTCGGAGATGGATGCTGCAAATTCTCTTATTTCAATTGATTGCCCTGGAATCGAGGAGAAAGAAGGCCTTCCAGTGGAAGCATTTGCTAAAGTACAAGAGATTTTCAATAATGTAGATTGGCTTGATCCCAAGGTAGATGTAGCATTGAATGTGCTGCAACAAATCAAAGAATCAGATTTTCTTCAGGAAACATCAAAAAACATTTCTGTGCCTACTGCAGAAGGTATTTCGTTGCCGGATTCCACTCCAGAAAATCAAAAATCAGAATCAAAGGCATCAAAGGCTCAGGGGAAACAACCTATGCAATCTTTTGAATCATGTCTAGATTCTGATTCAGTTAGGAAGAAGATTGAACCTCAAGAGTTACAGGTTGCACTCCAACGGCCTGCACAATCTAAGATCATATCCCAAAGAGGACGTCCCACTTCCCTATCAGCTCCGGCTTCTTCACAAGGCTCACCTGTCAATATATCAAGATACCACAGTGCGCCATCGGCCCTTGGCATTACAGCTTTGTTGCAAGATCATGCTGCGTCTAATAGTGAAGTAGTCAAGCATGCAGTGACAATGGCTTTACCTTCTCCCGCTCATTCTATTTCAAATATAGCTAAACCTGTACGGCCAACAAAAGAACCCACTCCTTCAAAGCTAACAACTTCACATGCCTCTTTCTCATTACAGTCTTCAATTGATGCTACAAAAGAACCCACTCCTTCAAAGCTAACACCTTCACATGCCCCTTTCTCATTACAGTCTTCAATTGATGTTACAAAAGAACCCACTCCTTCAAAGCTAACACCTTCACATGCCTCTTTCTCATTACAGTCTTCAACAAATGTTCCTATAAATTACGGAAAAACTTCTGCAGCTTCTCCATCTCAGTTGAAGCCTCTATCAATTTCAAGTGCCAAAGATTCTTCACCTACTCAACATCCTGGGACCACAATACAGTCATCAATACCTCCTCCCTACTCTCCTCCACCCCCTCCTTTTTATGGGGCATCTCCATCCGATGCTCTCAAGAGTTCTTGTTCAATCCCCCCTTCTCCTCCTTTTTCTGAGGTATCTCCATCTTCGTCTATCAAGAACTCATTTTCAGCTCCCCCTCCTCCGCCTCCACCCTCTTCTTTGCCGGAAACACCCTTGACTTCCAcaataaaaaactcattttcaactccCCCACCccctcctccacctcctcttTCAGAAACACCACCATCATTTCTCAAGACCTCACTTTCAGGttcccctcctcctcctcctccacccccTGCTATTCCATCTTCAAATGCTTGTGCTGTTGATTCTGCGCCGTGTGTGAAGAACGCAGCAGTTACATCTGCTTCCCCACCGCCTCCACCTCTTCCACATTCTGGGCCTGCCTCAGGTCCTACTAAAATATCTTCAGCACCATCCccaccaccaccgccaccacctTCCCTTCCTCCTAATTCTGCCATGAAGGATTCTTCCTCAAAGAATTCTGCCCATGCTCCTCCTGTACCTCCTCCTCCAGCTCCCTTTGCCAAAGCTGGCAGTGCCTCTCCACAGTCTCACTCTAGAGCTAGTGCTGGAAATGTGCCTCCAATTCCTGGACCACCTTCCGGTGCTACATTAAGTTCAAAGG TGGGCGTATCACGTTCAAGTCCCAGAAATCAGGCTCCTCCTAAAAAGTCCAATCTTAAGCCGTATCATTGGTTAAAGTTGACAAGAGCGATGCAAGGAAGTTTATGGGCTGAAGCGCAGAAAACTGATGAAGCTTCCAA GGCTCCAGATTTCGACATGTTAGAACTTGAGAGTCTTTTCTCAGCAGCTGCGCCAAATTCACAACAAGGAAGAACAGGTGGAAAATCGAATCGCCTCGGCTCTGGATCAAAGTCTGAAAAAGTTCAGCTG ATTGAGCTAAGGCGGGCatataattgtgaaattatgCTTACTAAAGTTAAAGTCCCTTTGCCTGAATTGGTG AGTTCAGTCCTTGCGTTGGATGAATCAGCACTAGATGTTGATCAGGTTGAGAATCTCATAAAGTTCTGTCCAACGAAAGAAGAGATAGATTTGCTAAAG GGTTATGGTGGAGATAAGGAAAACTTGGGGAAATGTGAACAG TTTTTCTTAGAATTGATGAAAGTGCCGCGGGTGGAGTCAAAGCTGAGAGTTTTCTCCTTTAAGATACAATTCCATTCTCAG GTTTCCGACcttagaaataatttgaatattgtCAATTCTGCATCTGAAGAG ACCAGAAATTCGGCCAAGTTGAAAAGAATCATGCAAACCATTCTTTCCCTGGGTAATGCTTTGAACCATGGAACTGCAAGAG GCTCTGCAATTGGATTTCGATTGGATAGTCTCCTCAAACTCACTGATACGCGAGCCCGGAATAACAAGATGACTCTCATGCATTATCTTTGTAAG GTGCTTGCTGAAAAGTTGCCAGAACTTCTTGATTTTCCAAAAGAGCTTGAGAGTTTGGAGGCTTCAACAAAG ATACAATTGAAATATTTGGCGGAGGAAATGCAGGCCGTTAGTAAGGGGCTGGAGAAAGTTGTACAGGAATTGTCTGCCTCAGAAAATGACGGTCGTGTTTCGAATGAATTTTGCAAG ATTTTAAAGGAGTTTCTTAGCTATGCTGAAGCTGAAGTGAGGTCTTTGGCTTCACTTTATTCTGGTGTG GGTAGAAATGCAGATGCATTGGCTCTTTATTTTGGGGAAGATCCAGCCCGTTGCCCATTTGAGCAAG TCGTATCTACCCTGCTCAACTTTGTGAGGATGTTTGTACGAGCACACGAAGAAAACTGCAAATACATTGAGCTCGAAAAGAAGAAAGCACAGAAggaggaagaaaatgagaagcAGGTAGCGTTGGGTGCTTCCAAAAAGGAGTCCGTAAACCTGATGCGGACTACCATCAAGAGTG ATGGTGTAGCTAGCtga
- the LOC121263696 gene encoding probable WRKY transcription factor 40 translates to MNNMEAHTSSCNEKVETLRADLVSLRKENETLRLKLEVMNRKCNILQAHLQETKAQQLGMIDLTESRSNSEITSCKRARIIEHQVPTPNKTSRILVRTDSTDNSQVVKDGYQWRKYGQKVTKDNPSPRAYFRCSMAPAGCPVKKKVQRCVEDKSFLMATYDGEHNHDVNSHVPALRDSLSSSDDEVVLPKGSVANIIYPDPYPLENHSFRVPSIALDLSLSGPNEKSPRNDDIHVENKLHNNNCNDIEEYVASLTKDPSFTAALAAAVARSMTHLHAA, encoded by the exons ATGAACAACATGGAAGCTCACACCTCTTCATGTAATGAAAAG GTGGAAACCCTCCGAGCAGACTTGGTGAGTTTGCGAAAAGAGAACGAGACTCTAAGATTGAAGCTTGAAGTTATGAACAGAAAATGCAACattcttcaagcccatcttcaAGAAACAAAGGCACAACAATTGGGCATGATCGATTTAACTGAAAGCCGCTCGAACAGTGAAATTACAAGCTGCAAGAGAGCACGGATAATCGAGCATCAGGTTCCCACACCTAATAAGACATCACGAATTTTAGTGAGAACCGACTCTACGGACAATAGCCAA GTAGTGAAAGATGGCTATCAATGGAGGAAATATGGGCAGAAGGTTACTAAAGACAACCCATCACCTAGAGCTTATTTCAGGTGTTCCATGGCTCCGGCGGGATGCCCCGTCAAAAAGaag GTACAAAGATGCGTGGAAGATAAGTCTTTTCTTATGGCAACTTATGATGGAGAGCACAACCATGATGTTAATTCTCATGTTCCAGCTCTCAGGGACTCTTTATCTTCATCAGATGATGAAGTAGTACTACCCAAAGGCTCAGTGGCTAATATTATTTATCCTGATCCCTACCCGCTTGAGAATCACTCATTTCGAGTACCATCTATCGCCCTTGATCTTAGTCTTTCTGGGCCAAATGAAAAAAGTCCAAGAAATGATGATATTCATGTGGAGAATAAACTCCATAACAACAACTGCAACGACATTGAAGAATATGTGGCCTCTTTAACCAAGGATCCCAGCTTCACCGCAGCTTTAGCTGCAGCAGTCGCACGCTCCATGACCCACCTGCATGCAGCCTAA